From a single Haloarcula sp. DT43 genomic region:
- a CDS encoding histidine kinase N-terminal 7TM domain-containing protein has protein sequence MVLSPLAVVLLSGVVGMGVAFLVWLHRDRPGAGPLAVFVVAASLWAVTYGIELAVPGLPTMERLVQFQLTLSVVIPVAWLVTVVEYTGHPHWLTRRRTALLLAEPAVFVTLVWSNRAHQLIWSGSGTQHVSASSVTLVPEYGVVYWGHMSYILLLVLAGGGLLLRMLFRSNQVFRGQSIALLSAIAVPTIIQMLFVLGAVPTAFDPTSLGYVASGVVLSVAILRGQLLDVAPVTRELGREAVFAEMDDQVIIVDGEGRIVDVNEAATALFDADRGALLGRSLARTLPALAETVPDPGERARTETPLEHDGGVRYYDVRVIPLYRAYGVVSGHLVSLRDVTDRRQREQRLDVLNRLLRHDIRNEMNVVKGNADLLRDTADTEERERLGRIISTVDDIVDRSNKIGRVTEALETEQHSPTQLHELLASVVSDARRRNPDASVTFSCDGTIWVRGGPSVHIALEELVENAVEHRATAEGPVEVEITASRTDGTPGVRVAVHDNGPGIAAHEREVIRSGTETPLKHGSGVGLWLVNWIVRNLGGRMSFPDTDGPGTTVELQLPAADPKPDGTSPTDSVPGGSVPDDSVPDEATPARGDRAD, from the coding sequence ATGGTCCTGTCGCCGCTCGCTGTCGTCCTGTTGTCAGGTGTCGTCGGGATGGGCGTCGCCTTTCTGGTGTGGCTCCACCGGGACCGACCGGGCGCGGGACCGCTGGCGGTGTTCGTCGTCGCGGCGAGCCTCTGGGCCGTCACGTACGGCATCGAACTCGCGGTGCCGGGACTGCCAACCATGGAGCGGCTCGTCCAGTTCCAGCTGACGCTATCGGTCGTCATCCCCGTCGCGTGGCTCGTGACCGTCGTCGAGTACACCGGCCACCCACACTGGCTCACCCGACGCCGGACGGCGCTGTTGCTCGCCGAACCGGCGGTGTTTGTCACGCTCGTGTGGTCGAACCGCGCCCACCAGCTCATCTGGTCCGGGAGCGGGACCCAGCACGTCTCGGCGTCGTCGGTGACGCTCGTTCCCGAGTACGGCGTCGTGTACTGGGGCCACATGTCCTACATTCTGCTGCTGGTTCTGGCCGGCGGCGGCCTCCTGTTGCGGATGCTGTTCCGGTCGAACCAGGTGTTTCGAGGGCAGAGCATCGCGCTACTTTCCGCTATCGCCGTTCCGACGATTATCCAGATGCTGTTCGTGCTCGGGGCGGTACCGACGGCCTTCGACCCGACGAGCCTCGGCTACGTCGCGTCGGGGGTCGTCCTCTCGGTCGCCATCCTCCGCGGCCAGTTGCTCGACGTGGCCCCGGTGACCCGGGAACTGGGCCGGGAGGCGGTGTTCGCCGAGATGGACGACCAGGTCATCATCGTCGACGGCGAGGGCCGCATCGTCGACGTCAACGAGGCCGCCACGGCGCTGTTCGACGCCGACCGGGGCGCGCTGCTCGGCCGCTCGCTGGCGCGGACGCTACCGGCACTCGCCGAGACGGTCCCCGACCCCGGCGAGCGGGCGCGAACCGAGACGCCCCTCGAACACGACGGCGGCGTCCGGTACTACGACGTCCGCGTGATACCGCTGTACCGCGCCTACGGCGTCGTCTCGGGCCATCTCGTCAGCCTCCGTGACGTCACCGACCGCCGACAGCGCGAGCAGCGCCTCGACGTGCTCAATCGGTTGCTCCGACACGACATCCGCAACGAGATGAACGTCGTCAAGGGGAACGCGGACCTGCTCCGGGACACGGCCGACACCGAGGAGCGCGAGCGACTCGGCCGCATCATCAGCACGGTCGACGACATCGTCGACCGGAGCAACAAAATCGGGCGGGTCACCGAAGCCCTGGAGACCGAACAGCACAGCCCGACGCAACTGCACGAACTGCTGGCGTCGGTCGTGAGCGACGCCCGACGGCGCAACCCCGACGCGTCGGTCACGTTCTCCTGCGACGGGACCATCTGGGTCCGAGGTGGGCCGTCGGTCCACATCGCGCTGGAGGAACTGGTCGAGAACGCCGTCGAACACCGGGCAACGGCCGAGGGGCCTGTCGAGGTCGAGATTACCGCGAGCCGGACCGACGGGACGCCGGGCGTCCGCGTGGCCGTCCACGACAACGGGCCCGGTATCGCCGCCCACGAGCGGGAGGTCATCCGCTCGGGCACCGAGACGCCGCTCAAGCACGGCTCCGGAGTCGGCCTCTGGCTCGTCAACTGGATAGTCCGGAACCTCGGCGGCCGGATGTCCTTCCCCGACACGGACGGGCCGGGAACGACCGTTGAACTGCAACTGCCGGCGGCCGACCCGAAACCGGACGGGACGTCACCGACGGACTCGGTCCCGGGCGGTTCGGTACCCGACGACTCGGTCCCGGACGAGGCGACACCGGCCCGCGGCGACCGCGCCGACTGA
- a CDS encoding beta propeller repeat protein: MSERNATRRGVLKGIGATVATALGGAAVSGTVAATGPWESVESPTGNTLHDVEYTAAGAYAVAGGGIVLERTGVGWQKVLGGGPTGNGNSLYGADVTDDGKALWFVGASGAIGEYDVESGVLTDHSAPMDVTNNFNDVSVTGAAGEANVYVAGDSGKMYYSFENGASQTWDYTTPGSGSAINAVDFHGVRSGHIVDGNKSVFVTDDGSTWDKIGLADANVNFYGVDSDGPDDVWISGGGGMIFHWNGSEWTPTDTGDAGLRDIEVTDDDSTGYTVGGGGKVYGLGGGDWTQEETPAGENLKAVVRGGTDIAVGAGGTILEK, from the coding sequence ATGTCCGAACGCAACGCGACGCGACGCGGCGTGCTCAAGGGTATCGGCGCGACAGTTGCGACTGCGCTGGGCGGTGCGGCCGTCTCCGGCACGGTTGCGGCAACCGGTCCCTGGGAGTCCGTCGAGTCCCCGACCGGGAACACCCTCCACGACGTCGAATACACCGCGGCCGGCGCGTACGCGGTGGCGGGCGGCGGCATCGTCCTCGAACGGACCGGCGTGGGCTGGCAGAAGGTCCTCGGCGGCGGCCCGACCGGCAACGGCAACAGCCTCTACGGGGCCGACGTGACCGACGACGGCAAGGCCCTCTGGTTCGTCGGCGCGTCCGGTGCAATCGGCGAGTACGACGTGGAGTCCGGCGTGCTCACCGACCACAGCGCCCCGATGGACGTCACGAACAACTTCAACGACGTGTCCGTGACCGGAGCGGCCGGCGAGGCGAACGTCTACGTCGCCGGCGACTCCGGGAAGATGTACTACTCCTTCGAGAACGGCGCGAGTCAGACGTGGGACTACACCACGCCCGGCTCCGGGTCGGCCATCAACGCCGTCGACTTCCACGGCGTCCGCTCGGGGCACATCGTCGACGGCAACAAGAGCGTCTTCGTCACCGACGACGGCTCGACGTGGGACAAGATAGGGCTGGCCGACGCCAACGTCAACTTCTACGGCGTCGACTCCGACGGCCCGGACGACGTGTGGATATCCGGCGGCGGCGGCATGATATTCCACTGGAACGGCTCCGAGTGGACGCCGACCGACACGGGCGACGCCGGCCTGCGCGACATCGAGGTCACCGACGACGACAGCACCGGCTACACCGTCGGGGGCGGCGGCAAGGTGTACGGCCTCGGCGGCGGTGACTGGACGCAGGAGGAGACCCCCGCCGGCGAGAACCTGAAGGCCGTCGTCCGCGGCGGCACCGACATCGCGGTCGGCGCGGGCGGGACTATCCTCGAGAAGTAG
- a CDS encoding molybdopterin-binding protein: MVDFQSRDTRRGPTDDDAGDDEASDDESTEGDTETASEESTEPAASGDETASEEAEPGADDAAAAESDPLATESDTTVADRIDEAADRTADSQPDTEPQATEQSAEGPRETAEDAVPETQSGGPSEETPAAGEQTADGRPEQTAPRTDASADRGVAAAVVTVGTATAEGDPTGEAVEAALEATGQTVTARERLQGGYDGIQGTVDRLVGREDVEVVVTAGGLGVTRSEQTLEAVHPLFEKALPGFEEVYRSLLFEHKGTGVIAVRATAGVADGTPVFCLPADPAAARVGIQEVIAAEAPSLVAELS; encoded by the coding sequence ATGGTGGATTTCCAGTCCCGCGACACGCGCCGGGGCCCGACTGACGACGACGCGGGGGACGACGAGGCGAGCGACGACGAATCCACGGAGGGCGACACCGAGACTGCGAGCGAAGAATCGACCGAGCCAGCGGCGAGCGGCGACGAAACGGCGAGCGAGGAGGCAGAACCCGGAGCCGACGACGCGGCGGCCGCCGAGTCCGATCCGCTGGCGACCGAGAGCGACACCACCGTCGCGGACAGAATCGACGAGGCGGCGGACCGAACGGCCGACAGCCAGCCGGACACGGAACCGCAGGCTACCGAGCAGTCTGCCGAGGGGCCACGGGAGACGGCTGAGGACGCTGTTCCGGAGACGCAGTCGGGTGGTCCATCGGAGGAGACGCCAGCCGCCGGGGAACAGACGGCTGACGGGCGGCCAGAGCAGACGGCACCCCGGACCGACGCTTCAGCGGACCGGGGGGTCGCCGCCGCCGTCGTCACGGTCGGGACGGCGACGGCCGAGGGCGACCCGACGGGCGAGGCAGTGGAAGCGGCTCTCGAAGCGACCGGACAGACGGTCACGGCCCGCGAACGACTGCAGGGGGGCTACGACGGCATCCAGGGAACCGTCGACAGGCTGGTCGGCCGCGAGGACGTGGAGGTCGTCGTCACCGCTGGCGGCCTCGGCGTCACGCGGTCGGAGCAGACCCTCGAAGCGGTCCACCCGCTGTTCGAGAAGGCCCTGCCGGGGTTCGAGGAGGTCTACCGGAGCCTCCTGTTCGAACACAAGGGGACCGGCGTCATCGCCGTTCGCGCGACCGCGGGGGTCGCCGACGGGACGCCGGTGTTTTGCCTGCCCGCGGACCCGGCGGCGGCCCGCGTCGGTATCCAGGAGGTCATCGCGGCGGAGGCCCCGTCGCTCGTCGCTGAACTGTCCTGA
- a CDS encoding SDR family NAD(P)-dependent oxidoreductase: MDVPLYDSLDGQVVLVTGATRGIGKAIADGLVDLGATVYAGARDTDDIGASDRRAIELDVTDDEGMVAAVDRIEREQGRLDALVNNAGVMDSREPLDEMPADVIDHTLDTNLRGAVLMTKYALPLLLADEGGRVVSMSSGLGAITESQSGGTPAYRISKTGVNGLTKYLDGEYAADGLVANSVCPGYVQTDMTEGSAPRTPEKGAETPVWLARFRPDAPSGRFWRDKAEIDW; encoded by the coding sequence ATGGACGTTCCGCTCTACGACAGCCTCGACGGGCAGGTCGTACTCGTCACCGGCGCGACACGGGGCATCGGGAAGGCAATCGCCGACGGGCTGGTCGACCTCGGCGCGACGGTGTACGCCGGCGCGCGCGACACCGACGACATCGGGGCGTCGGACCGCCGCGCCATCGAACTCGACGTGACCGACGACGAGGGGATGGTCGCCGCCGTCGACCGCATCGAGCGCGAACAGGGCCGTCTCGACGCCCTGGTCAACAACGCCGGGGTGATGGACTCGCGGGAGCCACTCGACGAGATGCCGGCCGACGTCATCGACCACACCCTCGACACGAACCTCCGGGGGGCGGTCCTCATGACGAAGTACGCCCTCCCGCTGTTGTTGGCCGACGAGGGCGGCCGCGTCGTCAGCATGTCCTCCGGGCTGGGGGCCATCACCGAGAGCCAGTCCGGCGGCACGCCGGCCTATCGAATCTCGAAGACGGGCGTCAACGGGCTGACGAAGTACCTCGACGGCGAGTACGCGGCCGACGGCCTCGTCGCAAACTCGGTGTGTCCGGGCTACGTCCAGACGGACATGACCGAGGGCAGCGCCCCGCGGACGCCCGAGAAGGGGGCCGAGACGCCGGTCTGGCTCGCCCGCTTCCGGCCTGATGCGCCCAGCGGACGGTTCTGGCGCGACAAGGCCGAAATCGACTGGTAA
- a CDS encoding glutamate-cysteine ligase family protein: MSVHESEPIRRSIEVEYWVVDDAGRLVEPGALVDATPGAEREFVEPLLEIKTTPCETATELHEELLDRLESVLRRGDDLGKRLVPLSTPVNTDEIAELPSDRTRIQNRVVGEDFEYVRHCAGTHIHVEQQPGRAIDQLNALIAVDPALALVSSSPYFRGRRLADSARSKLYRWMAYNSVPHQGWLWSYLDDAEEWDRRLERRYDDFVTAAIDAGIDRRTVAACFDPESAIWTPVQLREEFGTVEWRSPDAALPSQVLRLSDDVASLMDHLRGTEVRIDGATGRVTDDEIVLPEFDAVLEYANDAIRDGVSADVASYLDRMGFDVDAYEPVSPTFDRPEPVTVSEAREIRLEHADRLQDDVRQAEPVALD, from the coding sequence GTGTCAGTACACGAATCCGAACCGATACGACGGAGCATCGAAGTGGAATACTGGGTCGTCGACGACGCGGGCCGACTGGTCGAACCGGGCGCGCTCGTCGACGCAACTCCGGGGGCGGAGCGGGAGTTCGTCGAGCCTCTGCTGGAAATCAAGACGACGCCGTGTGAGACAGCGACAGAGCTACACGAGGAACTCCTCGACCGACTCGAGAGCGTGCTGCGGCGGGGCGACGACCTCGGGAAACGGCTCGTTCCGCTCTCGACCCCGGTCAACACCGACGAAATCGCGGAGCTACCGAGCGACCGGACCCGGATTCAGAACCGCGTCGTCGGCGAGGACTTCGAGTACGTGCGCCACTGCGCCGGCACGCACATCCACGTCGAACAGCAGCCGGGGCGGGCCATCGACCAGCTGAACGCGCTCATCGCCGTCGACCCCGCGCTGGCGCTCGTCTCGTCGTCGCCGTACTTCCGCGGCCGGCGGCTGGCCGACAGCGCCCGCTCGAAACTGTACCGCTGGATGGCGTACAACTCGGTGCCACACCAGGGGTGGCTGTGGTCGTACCTCGACGACGCCGAAGAGTGGGACCGCCGGCTCGAACGGCGCTACGACGACTTCGTGACCGCGGCTATCGACGCCGGCATCGACCGCCGGACCGTCGCGGCCTGCTTCGACCCCGAGAGCGCCATCTGGACGCCGGTCCAGCTCCGGGAGGAGTTCGGCACCGTCGAGTGGCGGTCGCCGGACGCCGCGCTCCCGAGCCAGGTCCTGCGGCTGTCCGACGACGTGGCGTCCCTGATGGACCACCTCAGGGGTACCGAGGTGCGAATCGACGGGGCGACGGGCCGCGTGACCGACGACGAAATCGTGCTCCCGGAGTTCGACGCGGTGCTCGAGTACGCCAACGACGCTATCCGGGACGGGGTCAGCGCCGACGTGGCGTCGTACCTCGACCGGATGGGGTTCGACGTGGACGCCTACGAGCCGGTCTCGCCGACGTTCGACAGGCCGGAACCGGTCACGGTCAGCGAGGCCCGCGAGATTCGACTGGAACACGCCGACCGACTCCAGGACGACGTGCGACAGGCCGAGCCGGTCGCGCTCGACTGA
- a CDS encoding aldo/keto reductase — protein MDEIQVQGTSVPAIGLGTWQLTGPSCTETVEAALEMGYRHVDTAQAYGNERQVGLGIEAASVDREDVFLTTKLDGSNRDERSVRRSTRESLNKLGTDYLDLLLIHWPNTPWMAPLSETLGAMNDLVEEGLVRNVGVSNFSPSLLDEARSISSAPILTDQVQYHPYWDQRKLLDYCRIHDVLLTAYSPLARGGVLDDPALVQIGNRYGKSPAQVALRWLVQQDGVAAIPKASSRDHLEANLAVFDFELTDAEIERIRDPSKLKTGVQFVRSQWPF, from the coding sequence ATGGACGAGATTCAGGTCCAGGGAACGTCGGTCCCCGCAATCGGCCTCGGAACGTGGCAGCTGACCGGGCCGTCCTGTACCGAGACCGTCGAGGCGGCCCTGGAGATGGGCTATCGCCACGTCGACACCGCACAGGCCTACGGCAACGAACGACAGGTGGGCCTGGGGATAGAGGCCGCCAGCGTCGACCGCGAGGACGTGTTCCTGACGACGAAACTCGACGGTTCCAACCGCGACGAGCGCAGCGTCCGCCGGTCGACCCGGGAGAGCCTGAACAAACTGGGGACGGACTACCTGGATCTCCTGCTCATCCACTGGCCGAACACCCCGTGGATGGCCCCGCTGTCGGAGACCCTCGGCGCGATGAACGACCTCGTCGAGGAGGGACTGGTCCGGAACGTCGGCGTCAGCAACTTCTCGCCGTCGCTGCTGGACGAGGCCCGAAGCATCTCCTCGGCCCCGATCCTGACCGACCAGGTGCAATACCACCCATACTGGGACCAGCGCAAACTGCTCGACTACTGCCGCATCCACGACGTGCTCCTGACCGCCTACAGCCCGCTGGCCCGCGGCGGCGTCCTGGACGACCCCGCGCTCGTCCAGATAGGGAACCGCTACGGCAAGTCCCCCGCACAGGTCGCGCTCCGGTGGCTCGTCCAGCAGGACGGCGTGGCCGCGATTCCGAAGGCGTCCAGCCGCGACCACCTCGAAGCGAACCTCGCGGTGTTCGATTTCGAACTCACCGACGCGGAGATAGAGCGGATTCGGGACCCGTCGAAACTCAAGACCGGCGTGCAGTTCGTCCGGTCGCAGTGGCCGTTCTGA
- the idi gene encoding isopentenyl-diphosphate Delta-isomerase, with translation MSSDAVDETHENARQEVVAVDADDNEEGLVNRLDAHTGDGVRHRAFTALLFDEDGRILLAQRAANKRLWDTHWDGTVASHPVQGQTQVEATEERLEEELGIEPSQYRDLRVTDRFEYKRYYENAGLEWEVCAVLQATLTDTTLDPNPEEVDGVMWVPYDRLREHPEYYRQLRLCPWFEIAMRRDEER, from the coding sequence ATGAGTTCCGACGCGGTCGACGAGACACACGAGAACGCCCGACAGGAGGTCGTCGCGGTGGACGCCGACGACAACGAGGAGGGGCTGGTCAATCGGCTCGATGCCCACACCGGTGACGGGGTTCGCCACCGCGCGTTCACCGCCCTGCTGTTCGACGAGGACGGCCGAATCCTGCTCGCACAGCGGGCCGCCAACAAGCGCCTCTGGGACACCCACTGGGACGGCACCGTCGCCTCCCACCCCGTCCAGGGCCAGACGCAGGTCGAAGCCACCGAGGAACGGCTCGAAGAGGAACTGGGTATCGAGCCCTCCCAGTACCGGGACCTCCGCGTGACCGACCGGTTCGAGTACAAGCGCTACTACGAGAACGCCGGCCTCGAATGGGAGGTGTGTGCGGTTCTGCAGGCGACGCTGACCGACACCACGCTCGACCCGAACCCCGAGGAGGTCGACGGTGTCATGTGGGTCCCTTACGACCGACTGCGCGAACACCCCGAGTACTACCGCCAGCTCCGCCTCTGTCCCTGGTTCGAAATCGCGATGCGTCGGGACGAGGAACGGTAG